From the genome of Callithrix jacchus isolate 240 chromosome 7, calJac240_pri, whole genome shotgun sequence, one region includes:
- the MAP3K6 gene encoding mitogen-activated protein kinase kinase kinase 6 isoform X1 → MAGPCPRSGAERAGSCWQDPLAEALSRGRPLATPPGRGCARSRPLSVVYVLTREPQPGLEPREGTEAEPLLLRCLREACAQLPGPRPPPQLLSLPFGTLALGDTAALDAFYNADVVVLEVSSSLAQPSLFYHLGVRESFSMTNNVLLCSQADLPDLQALREDVFQKNSDCVGSYTLIPYVVMATGRVLCGDAGLLRGLADGLVQAGVGTEALLTPLVSRLARLLEATPTDSCGYFRETIRRDIRQARERFSGPQLRQELARLQRRLDSVELLSPDIVMNLLLSYRDVQDYSAIIELVETLQALPTCDVAAQHNVCFHYTFALNRRNRPGDRTKALAVLLPLVQLEGSVAPDLYCMCGRIYKDMFFGSGFQDAGHREQAYHWYRKAFDVEPSLHSGINAAVLLIAAGQHFEDSKELRLIGMKLGCLLARKGCVEKMQYYWDVGFYLGAQILADDPTQVVLAAEQLYKLNAPIWYLVSVMETFLLYQHFRPTPEPPAGPPRRAHFWLHFLLQSCQPFKTACPQGDQCLVLVLEMNKVLLPAKLKVQGTDPVSTVTLSLLEPETQDIPSSWTFPVASICGVSTSKRDERCCFLYALPPAQDVQLCFPSVGHCQWFCSLIQALVTNPDSTAPAEEAEGVGEVLEFDYEYTETGERLVLGKGTYGVVYAGRDRHTRVRIAIKEIPERDSRFSQPLHEEIALHKRLRHKNIVRYLGSASQDGYLKIFMEEVPGGSLSSLLRSVWGPLKDNESTISFYTRQILQGLGYLHDNHIVHRDIKGDNVLINTFSGLLKISDFGTSKRLAGITPCTETFTGTLQYMAPEIIDQGPRGYGKAADIWSLGCTVIEMATGHPPFHELGSPQAAMFQVGMYKVHPPMPSSLSAEAQAFLLRTFEPDPRLRASAQALLGDPFLQPGKRSRSPSSPRHAPQPSDAPSASPTPSADSTTQSQTLPCPQAPSQHPPNPPKRCLSFGGTSQLRVPEEPAAEEPASPEESSGLSLLHQESKRRAMLAAVLEQELPALAENLHQEQEQVSRLGRNHVEQLLRCLGAHIHTPNRRHLAQELRVLQGRLRAQGLGPALLHAPLFAFPDVVKQILRRRQIRPHWMFVLDSLLSRAVRAALAVLGQEVEKEVVSPRSEELRKEGDSRQRPLPVEPEQGPPPLLVQLSLLRAETDRLREVLAGKEREYQALVQRALQRVNEEAGTCARASEPPGPGAVATGTERGFRHHPNGEAGSAWLSMTSLAKASVSVHLPALLTVPSDAENLNTGRTLLNHSFTLHILLTYATRDDLVYTRIRDRGSTGQTVGDRESPGPPSGCATLSLLPPGEGWYAASGGPSWHSEQNPRQSPLDPGRLNEGIRGQRDPRMDEWRGQRQLLTHQPQDTWGDWRKPGK, encoded by the exons ATGGCGGGGCCGTGCCCCCGGTCCGGGGCAGAGCGCGCCGGCAGCTGCTGGCAGGACCCTCTGGCCGAGGCGCTGAGCCGGGGCCGGCCGCTCGCTACGCCCCCAGGCCGGGGCTGCGCGCGGAGCCGGCCGCTCAGCGTGGTCTATGTGCTAACCCGGGAGCCGCAGCCCGGGCTGGAGCCTCGGGAGGGAACCGAGGCGGAACCGCTGCTCCTGCGCTGCTTGCGTGAGGCTTGCGCGCAGCTCCCCGGGCCGCGGCCGCCGCCGCAGCTGCTTAGCCTGCCCTTCGGGACGCTGGCGCTAGGCGACACAGCGGCGCTGGACGCCTTCTACAACGCGG ATGTGGTGGTGCTGGAGGTGAGCAGCTCGCTGGCACAGCCCTCCCTGTTCTACCACCTCGGTGTGCGTGAGAGCTTCAGCATGACCAACAACGTGCTACTGTGCTCCCAGGCAGACCTCCCTGACCTGCAGGCCCTGCGG GAGGATGTTTTCCAGAAGAACTCG GACTGCGTTGGCAGCTATACACTGATCCCCTATGTGGTGATGGCCACTGGTCGGGTGCTGTGTGGCGATGCAGGCCTTCTGCGGGGCCTGGCTGATGGGCTGGTACAGGCCGGAGTGGGCACCGAGGCCCTGCTCACTCCCCTGGTGAGCCGGCTTGCCCGCCTGCTGGAGGCCACACCCACAGATTCTTG TGGCTATTTCCGGGAGACCATTCGGAGGGACATCCGGCAGGCACGGGAGCGGTTCAGTGGGCCGCAGCTGCGGCAGGAGCTGGCTCGCCTGCAGCGGAGACTGGACAGCGTGGAGCTGCTGAGCCCCGACATTGTCATGAACTTGCTCCTCTCCTACCGCGACGTGCAG GACTATTCGGCCATCATTGAGCTGGTGGAGACGCTGCAGGCCTTGCCCACCTGTGATGTGGCTGCACAGCATAACGTCTGCTTTCACTATACTTTTGCCCTCAACCG gAGGAACAGGCCTGGGGACCGGACGAAGGCACTGGCCGTGCTGCTGCCGCTGGTACAGCTTGAGGGCTCCGTGGCACCCGATCTGTACTGCATGTGTGGCCGTATCTACAAGGACATGTTCTTTGGCTCGGGCTTCCAGGACGCTGGGCACCGGGAGCAGGCCTATCACTG GTATCGCAAGGCTTTTGACGTTGAGCCCAGCCTCCACTCAGGCATCAATGCAGCTGTGCTCCTCATTGCTGCTGGGCAGCACTTTGAGGATTCGAAGGAGCTCCGGCTAATAG GCATGAAGCTGGGCTGCCTGCTGGCCCGAAAAGGCTGTGTGGAGAAGATGCAATATTACTGGGATGTGGGTTTCTACCTGGGAGCCCAGATCCTCGCCGATGATCCCACCCAGGTGGTGCTGGCTGCAGAGCAGCTGTATAAGCTCAATGCCCCCATATG GTACCTGGTGTCCGTGATGGAAACCTTCCTGCTGTACCAGCATTTCAGGCCCACGCCAGAGCCCCCTGCAGGGCCACCACGCCGAGCCCACTTTTGGCTCCACTTCTTGCTACAGTCCTGCCAGCCATTCAAGACAGCCTGTCCCCAAGGCGACCAGTGCTTG GTGCTGGTCCTGGAGATGAACAAGGTGCTGCTGCCTGCGAAGCTCAAGGTTCAGGGCACTGACCCTGTGAGCACAGTGACCCTGAGCCTGCTGGAGCCGGAGACCCAG GACATTCCCTCCAGCTGGACCTTCCCAGTCGCCTCCATATGCGGAGTCAG CACCTCCAAGCGCGACGAGCGCTGCTGCTTCCTCTATGCACTCCCTCCGGCCCAGGACGTCCAGCTGTGCTTCCCCAGCGTAGGGCACTGCCAGTG GTTCTGCAGCCTGATCCAGGCATTGGTGACGAACCCGGATTCCACAGCGCCCGCGGAGGAAGCGGAGGGCGTGGGGGAGGTCTTGGAG TTTGATTATGAGTACACGGAGACAGGCGAGAGGCTGGTGCTGGGCAAGGGCACTTATGGGGTGGTGTACGCGGGCCGCGATCGCCACACAAGGGTGCGTATCGCCATCAAGGAGATCCCGGAGCGGGACAGCAG GTTTTCTCAGCCCCTGCATGAAGAGATCGCTCTTCACAAACGCCTGCGCCACAAGAACATAGTGCGCTATCTGGGCTCAGCTAGCCAGGACGGCTACCTTAAGATCTTCATGGAGGAAGTGCCTGGAG GCAGCCTGTCCTCCTTGCTGCGGTCAGTGTGGGGACCCCTGAAGGACAACGAGAGCACCATCAGTTTCTACACCCGCCAGATCCTGCAGGGACTCGGCTACTTGCATGACAACCACATTGTACACAGGGACATCAAG GGGGACAACGTGCTGATCAACACCTTCAGTGGGCTGCTCAAGATTTCTGACTTTGGCACCTCCAAGCGGCTGGCCGGCATCACGCCTTGCACTGAGACCTTCACAG GAACTCTGCAGTATATGGCCCCAGAAATCATTGACCAGGGCCCACGTGGGTATGGGAAAGCAGCTGACATCTGGTCATTGGGCTGCACTGTCATCGAGATGGCCACGGGTCACCCCCCCTTCCACGAGCTAGGGAGCCCACAGGCTGCCATGTTTCAG GTGGGTATGTACAAGGTGCATCCACCAATGCCCAGTTCTCTGTCGGCTGAGGCCCAAGCCTTCCTCCTCCGAACTTTCGAGCCAGACCCCCGCCTCCGAGCCAGCGCCCAGGCACTGCTGGGGGACCCCTTTCTGCAGCCTGGGAAGAGGAGCCGCAGCCCCAGCTCCCCCCGACATGCTCCACAGCCCTCAG ATGCCCCTTCCGCCAGTCCCACTCCTTCAGCTGACTCAACCACCCAGTCTCAGACACTCCCGTGCCCTCAGGCACCCTCTCAGCACCCGCCCAACCCCCCAAAGCGCTGCCTCAGTTTTGGGGGCACCAGCCAGCTCCG CGTGCCCGAGGAGCCTGCGGCCGAGGAGCCTGCCTCTCCGGAGGAGAGTTCAGGACTGAGCCTGCTGCACCAGGAGAGCAAGCGTCGGGCCATGCTGGCTGCGGTGCTGGAGCAGGAGCTGCCTGCGTTGGCGGAGAATCTGCaccaggagcaggagcag GTGTCCCGTCTGGGCAGAAATCATGTGGAACAGCTGCTGCGCTGCCTCGGGGCACACATTCACACTCCCAACCGCCGGCATCTGGCCCAGGAGCTGCGGGTGCTGCAAGGACGGCTGCGGGCCCAGGGCCTTGGGCCCGCACTTCTGCACGCCCCGCTCTTCGCCTTCCCGGATGTG gTGAAGCAGATCCTCCGCAGGCGCCAGATCCGCCCACATTGGATGTTCGTGTTGGACTCGCTGCTCAGCCGTGCTGTGAGGGCAGCCCTGGCTGTGCTAGGCCAGG AGGTGGAGAAGGAGGTGGTCTCACCGAGGTCAGAGGAGCTGAGAAAAGAAGGGGACTCCCGGCAGAGGCCGCTTCCAGTGGAGCCCGAGCAGGGCCCCCCTCCTCTGTTGGTGCAGCTGAGCCTCCTTCGGGCAGAGACTGATCG GCTTCGGGAAGTCCTGGCGGGGAAAGAACGGGAGTACCAGGCCCTGGTGCAGCGGGCTCTGCAGAGGGTGAATGAGGAAGCTGGGACCTGTGCCCGAGCCTCAGAGCCCCCAG ggcctggtgcagtggctacAGGAACTGAACGTGGATTCAGGCACCATCCAAATGGTGAGGCAGGGAGTGCTTGGCTGTCCATGACCTCATTGGCCAAAGCCTCCGTCTCTGTCCATCTTCCTGCTCTTCTCACTGTGCCCTCTGATGCAGAGAATCTCAATACCGGAAGAACA CTGTTGAATCACAGCTTCACCCTCCACATCCTGCTCACCTATGCCACTCGAGATGACCTCGTCTACACCCGAATCAG GGACAGAGGCAGCACTGGGCAGAcagtgggtgacagagagagtccAGGACCACCTTCTGGCTGTGCCACGTTGAGTCTGCTACCCCCAGGGGAGGGATGGTATGCCGCATCTGGAGGGCCATCTTGGCACAGCGAACAGAATCCACGTCAGTCACCCCTGGACCCTGGAAGGCTGAATGAGGGCATCAGAGGCCAGAGAGATCcaaggatggatgaatggagagGACAAAGGCAGCTTCTGACACACCAGCCCCAGGATACCTGGGGCGACTGGAGGAAACCAGGCAAATAG
- the MAP3K6 gene encoding mitogen-activated protein kinase kinase kinase 6 isoform X4 has product MAGPCPRSGAERAGSCWQDPLAEALSRGRPLATPPGRGCARSRPLSVVYVLTREPQPGLEPREGTEAEPLLLRCLREACAQLPGPRPPPQLLSLPFGTLALGDTAALDAFYNADVVVLEVSSSLAQPSLFYHLGVRESFSMTNNVLLCSQADLPDLQALREDVFQKNSDCVGSYTLIPYVVMATGRVLCGDAGLLRGLADGLVQAGVGTEALLTPLVSRLARLLEATPTDSCGYFRETIRRDIRQARERFSGPQLRQELARLQRRLDSVELLSPDIVMNLLLSYRDVQDYSAIIELVETLQALPTCDVAAQHNVCFHYTFALNRRNRPGDRTKALAVLLPLVQLEGSVAPDLYCMCGRIYKDMFFGSGFQDAGHREQAYHWYRKAFDVEPSLHSGINAAVLLIAAGQHFEDSKELRLIGMKLGCLLARKGCVEKMQYYWDVGFYLGAQILADDPTQVVLAAEQLYKLNAPIWYLVSVMETFLLYQHFRPTPEPPAGPPRRAHFWLHFLLQSCQPFKTACPQGDQCLVLVLEMNKVLLPAKLKVQGTDPVSTVTLSLLEPETQDIPSSWTFPVASICGVSTSKRDERCCFLYALPPAQDVQLCFPSVGHCQWFCSLIQALVTNPDSTAPAEEAEGVGEVLEFDYEYTETGERLVLGKGTYGVVYAGRDRHTRVRIAIKEIPERDSRFSQPLHEEIALHKRLRHKNIVRYLGSASQDGYLKIFMEEVPGGSLSSLLRSVWGPLKDNESTISFYTRQILQGLGYLHDNHIVHRDIKGDNVLINTFSGLLKISDFGTSKRLAGITPCTETFTGTLQYMAPEIIDQGPRGYGKAADIWSLGCTVIEMATGHPPFHELGSPQAAMFQVGMYKVHPPMPSSLSAEAQAFLLRTFEPDPRLRASAQALLGDPFLQPGKRSRSPSSPRHAPQPSDAPSASPTPSADSTTQSQTLPCPQAPSQHPPNPPKRCLSFGGTSQLRVPEEPAAEEPASPEESSGLSLLHQESKRRAMLAAVLEQELPALAENLHQEQEQVSRLGRNHVEQLLRCLGAHIHTPNRRHLAQELRVLQGRLRAQGLGPALLHAPLFAFPDVVKQILRRRQIRPHWMFVLDSLLSRAVRAALAVLGQEVEKEVVSPRSEELRKEGDSRQRPLPVEPEQGPPPLLVQLSLLRAETDRLREVLAGKEREYQALVQRALQRVNEEAGTCARASEPPGPGAVATGTERGFRHHPNGEAGSAWLSMTSLAKASVSVHLPALLTVPSDAENLNTGRTLLNHSFTLHILLTYATRDDLVYTRISEQNPRQSPLDPGRLNEGIRGQRDPRMDEWRGQRQLLTHQPQDTWGDWRKPGK; this is encoded by the exons ATGGCGGGGCCGTGCCCCCGGTCCGGGGCAGAGCGCGCCGGCAGCTGCTGGCAGGACCCTCTGGCCGAGGCGCTGAGCCGGGGCCGGCCGCTCGCTACGCCCCCAGGCCGGGGCTGCGCGCGGAGCCGGCCGCTCAGCGTGGTCTATGTGCTAACCCGGGAGCCGCAGCCCGGGCTGGAGCCTCGGGAGGGAACCGAGGCGGAACCGCTGCTCCTGCGCTGCTTGCGTGAGGCTTGCGCGCAGCTCCCCGGGCCGCGGCCGCCGCCGCAGCTGCTTAGCCTGCCCTTCGGGACGCTGGCGCTAGGCGACACAGCGGCGCTGGACGCCTTCTACAACGCGG ATGTGGTGGTGCTGGAGGTGAGCAGCTCGCTGGCACAGCCCTCCCTGTTCTACCACCTCGGTGTGCGTGAGAGCTTCAGCATGACCAACAACGTGCTACTGTGCTCCCAGGCAGACCTCCCTGACCTGCAGGCCCTGCGG GAGGATGTTTTCCAGAAGAACTCG GACTGCGTTGGCAGCTATACACTGATCCCCTATGTGGTGATGGCCACTGGTCGGGTGCTGTGTGGCGATGCAGGCCTTCTGCGGGGCCTGGCTGATGGGCTGGTACAGGCCGGAGTGGGCACCGAGGCCCTGCTCACTCCCCTGGTGAGCCGGCTTGCCCGCCTGCTGGAGGCCACACCCACAGATTCTTG TGGCTATTTCCGGGAGACCATTCGGAGGGACATCCGGCAGGCACGGGAGCGGTTCAGTGGGCCGCAGCTGCGGCAGGAGCTGGCTCGCCTGCAGCGGAGACTGGACAGCGTGGAGCTGCTGAGCCCCGACATTGTCATGAACTTGCTCCTCTCCTACCGCGACGTGCAG GACTATTCGGCCATCATTGAGCTGGTGGAGACGCTGCAGGCCTTGCCCACCTGTGATGTGGCTGCACAGCATAACGTCTGCTTTCACTATACTTTTGCCCTCAACCG gAGGAACAGGCCTGGGGACCGGACGAAGGCACTGGCCGTGCTGCTGCCGCTGGTACAGCTTGAGGGCTCCGTGGCACCCGATCTGTACTGCATGTGTGGCCGTATCTACAAGGACATGTTCTTTGGCTCGGGCTTCCAGGACGCTGGGCACCGGGAGCAGGCCTATCACTG GTATCGCAAGGCTTTTGACGTTGAGCCCAGCCTCCACTCAGGCATCAATGCAGCTGTGCTCCTCATTGCTGCTGGGCAGCACTTTGAGGATTCGAAGGAGCTCCGGCTAATAG GCATGAAGCTGGGCTGCCTGCTGGCCCGAAAAGGCTGTGTGGAGAAGATGCAATATTACTGGGATGTGGGTTTCTACCTGGGAGCCCAGATCCTCGCCGATGATCCCACCCAGGTGGTGCTGGCTGCAGAGCAGCTGTATAAGCTCAATGCCCCCATATG GTACCTGGTGTCCGTGATGGAAACCTTCCTGCTGTACCAGCATTTCAGGCCCACGCCAGAGCCCCCTGCAGGGCCACCACGCCGAGCCCACTTTTGGCTCCACTTCTTGCTACAGTCCTGCCAGCCATTCAAGACAGCCTGTCCCCAAGGCGACCAGTGCTTG GTGCTGGTCCTGGAGATGAACAAGGTGCTGCTGCCTGCGAAGCTCAAGGTTCAGGGCACTGACCCTGTGAGCACAGTGACCCTGAGCCTGCTGGAGCCGGAGACCCAG GACATTCCCTCCAGCTGGACCTTCCCAGTCGCCTCCATATGCGGAGTCAG CACCTCCAAGCGCGACGAGCGCTGCTGCTTCCTCTATGCACTCCCTCCGGCCCAGGACGTCCAGCTGTGCTTCCCCAGCGTAGGGCACTGCCAGTG GTTCTGCAGCCTGATCCAGGCATTGGTGACGAACCCGGATTCCACAGCGCCCGCGGAGGAAGCGGAGGGCGTGGGGGAGGTCTTGGAG TTTGATTATGAGTACACGGAGACAGGCGAGAGGCTGGTGCTGGGCAAGGGCACTTATGGGGTGGTGTACGCGGGCCGCGATCGCCACACAAGGGTGCGTATCGCCATCAAGGAGATCCCGGAGCGGGACAGCAG GTTTTCTCAGCCCCTGCATGAAGAGATCGCTCTTCACAAACGCCTGCGCCACAAGAACATAGTGCGCTATCTGGGCTCAGCTAGCCAGGACGGCTACCTTAAGATCTTCATGGAGGAAGTGCCTGGAG GCAGCCTGTCCTCCTTGCTGCGGTCAGTGTGGGGACCCCTGAAGGACAACGAGAGCACCATCAGTTTCTACACCCGCCAGATCCTGCAGGGACTCGGCTACTTGCATGACAACCACATTGTACACAGGGACATCAAG GGGGACAACGTGCTGATCAACACCTTCAGTGGGCTGCTCAAGATTTCTGACTTTGGCACCTCCAAGCGGCTGGCCGGCATCACGCCTTGCACTGAGACCTTCACAG GAACTCTGCAGTATATGGCCCCAGAAATCATTGACCAGGGCCCACGTGGGTATGGGAAAGCAGCTGACATCTGGTCATTGGGCTGCACTGTCATCGAGATGGCCACGGGTCACCCCCCCTTCCACGAGCTAGGGAGCCCACAGGCTGCCATGTTTCAG GTGGGTATGTACAAGGTGCATCCACCAATGCCCAGTTCTCTGTCGGCTGAGGCCCAAGCCTTCCTCCTCCGAACTTTCGAGCCAGACCCCCGCCTCCGAGCCAGCGCCCAGGCACTGCTGGGGGACCCCTTTCTGCAGCCTGGGAAGAGGAGCCGCAGCCCCAGCTCCCCCCGACATGCTCCACAGCCCTCAG ATGCCCCTTCCGCCAGTCCCACTCCTTCAGCTGACTCAACCACCCAGTCTCAGACACTCCCGTGCCCTCAGGCACCCTCTCAGCACCCGCCCAACCCCCCAAAGCGCTGCCTCAGTTTTGGGGGCACCAGCCAGCTCCG CGTGCCCGAGGAGCCTGCGGCCGAGGAGCCTGCCTCTCCGGAGGAGAGTTCAGGACTGAGCCTGCTGCACCAGGAGAGCAAGCGTCGGGCCATGCTGGCTGCGGTGCTGGAGCAGGAGCTGCCTGCGTTGGCGGAGAATCTGCaccaggagcaggagcag GTGTCCCGTCTGGGCAGAAATCATGTGGAACAGCTGCTGCGCTGCCTCGGGGCACACATTCACACTCCCAACCGCCGGCATCTGGCCCAGGAGCTGCGGGTGCTGCAAGGACGGCTGCGGGCCCAGGGCCTTGGGCCCGCACTTCTGCACGCCCCGCTCTTCGCCTTCCCGGATGTG gTGAAGCAGATCCTCCGCAGGCGCCAGATCCGCCCACATTGGATGTTCGTGTTGGACTCGCTGCTCAGCCGTGCTGTGAGGGCAGCCCTGGCTGTGCTAGGCCAGG AGGTGGAGAAGGAGGTGGTCTCACCGAGGTCAGAGGAGCTGAGAAAAGAAGGGGACTCCCGGCAGAGGCCGCTTCCAGTGGAGCCCGAGCAGGGCCCCCCTCCTCTGTTGGTGCAGCTGAGCCTCCTTCGGGCAGAGACTGATCG GCTTCGGGAAGTCCTGGCGGGGAAAGAACGGGAGTACCAGGCCCTGGTGCAGCGGGCTCTGCAGAGGGTGAATGAGGAAGCTGGGACCTGTGCCCGAGCCTCAGAGCCCCCAG ggcctggtgcagtggctacAGGAACTGAACGTGGATTCAGGCACCATCCAAATGGTGAGGCAGGGAGTGCTTGGCTGTCCATGACCTCATTGGCCAAAGCCTCCGTCTCTGTCCATCTTCCTGCTCTTCTCACTGTGCCCTCTGATGCAGAGAATCTCAATACCGGAAGAACA CTGTTGAATCACAGCTTCACCCTCCACATCCTGCTCACCTATGCCACTCGAGATGACCTCGTCTACACCCGAATCAG CGAACAGAATCCACGTCAGTCACCCCTGGACCCTGGAAGGCTGAATGAGGGCATCAGAGGCCAGAGAGATCcaaggatggatgaatggagagGACAAAGGCAGCTTCTGACACACCAGCCCCAGGATACCTGGGGCGACTGGAGGAAACCAGGCAAATAG